In Patulibacter sp. SYSU D01012, a single window of DNA contains:
- a CDS encoding DUF6882 domain-containing protein: MSNPEDVTPTPDEPQEDGLGPSAMWHILVSQSALPAMLNQARFQDEVLEAHGRSEGQRWEYDGKTSQLLFEGVGFFPAQVLGTMAEADGTWLWAFANPSLPKTATYAAAQLRDEFAQLDAPTPLAEDVTRRIGVLDAAIVGAWNTEADAYYVAPTGGGATAVFLVKHPELAKRRIPYERLPLAISGILEQLPVDHQLLIEGWRRSEPQGIHFAEGPAGSGVITARAEGLPVGEDGRPDPAEGATWRFEFDEQGRLASIGGTVGEVPEGADPESD; the protein is encoded by the coding sequence GTGTCGAACCCCGAGGACGTGACGCCGACGCCGGACGAGCCGCAGGAGGACGGTCTGGGCCCGTCGGCGATGTGGCACATCCTGGTGTCGCAGAGCGCGCTGCCGGCGATGCTCAACCAGGCGCGGTTCCAGGACGAGGTCCTCGAGGCGCACGGGCGCAGCGAGGGCCAGCGGTGGGAGTACGACGGGAAGACGTCGCAGCTGCTGTTCGAGGGCGTCGGGTTCTTCCCCGCCCAGGTCCTGGGCACCATGGCCGAGGCGGACGGCACGTGGCTGTGGGCCTTCGCCAACCCGTCGCTGCCGAAGACGGCCACCTATGCGGCCGCCCAGCTGCGGGACGAGTTCGCGCAGCTGGACGCGCCGACGCCGTTGGCGGAGGACGTCACCCGGCGCATCGGCGTGCTCGACGCCGCGATCGTCGGCGCGTGGAACACGGAGGCGGACGCGTACTACGTCGCGCCGACCGGGGGCGGGGCCACGGCGGTGTTCCTGGTCAAACACCCCGAGCTGGCCAAGCGGCGCATCCCGTACGAGCGGCTGCCGCTCGCGATCTCCGGGATCCTCGAGCAGCTGCCCGTCGACCACCAGCTGCTCATCGAGGGCTGGCGCCGCAGCGAGCCGCAGGGCATCCACTTCGCCGAGGGGCCCGCGGGCTCGGGCGTCATCACGGCCCGCGCCGAGGGCCTCCCGGTGGGCGAGGACGGTCGGCCCGATCCGGCCGAGGGCGCCACCTGGCGGTTCGAGTTCGACGAGCAGGGCCGGCTGGCGAGCATCGGCGGCACGGTCGGCGAGGTGCCGGAGGGGGCGGATCCCGAGAGCGACTGA
- a CDS encoding O-acetylhomoserine aminocarboxypropyltransferase/cysteine synthase, whose amino-acid sequence MSDAQQYRPETIALHGGQEADPTTNARAVPIYQTTSYVFDDVQHGADLFALKTPGNIYTRIMNPTWDVLEQRLAQLEGGQAALVTASGQAAVTYAILNIAGAGDNVISVSQLYGGTYNLFAHTLPQYGIEVRFVDADDPDAVARVADERTKLVFGETIGNPKLNVLDIPKWSEAAHAAGLPLIVDNTVATPVGARLIEQGVDVVVHSLTKFLGGHGTSIGGAIVDAGTFDWAAHSDRFPGLTKPDPSYHGVVWTDAAGPIAYVLRARTVLLRNTGAALSPFNAFLILQGVETLPLRMERHNENALAVAKHLEAHDGVAWVNYPGLESNQYHEVASRVLTAGGGALVSFGVKGGYEGGRRFIEALNIFSHLANIGDAKSLAIHNASTTHSQLNEGELASAGVGPDAVRLSIGIEHVDDLIADLDQALAASQG is encoded by the coding sequence ATGAGCGACGCGCAGCAGTACCGCCCCGAGACCATCGCCCTGCACGGCGGTCAGGAGGCCGACCCGACGACGAACGCGCGGGCCGTGCCGATCTACCAGACCACGTCGTACGTGTTCGACGACGTGCAGCACGGCGCCGACCTGTTCGCGCTGAAGACGCCAGGCAACATCTACACGCGCATCATGAACCCCACCTGGGACGTGCTCGAGCAGCGCCTGGCGCAGCTCGAGGGCGGCCAGGCGGCGCTCGTCACCGCGTCCGGCCAGGCCGCGGTGACCTACGCGATCCTCAACATCGCGGGGGCCGGCGACAACGTCATCTCGGTCTCGCAGCTGTACGGCGGCACCTACAACCTGTTCGCGCACACGCTGCCGCAGTACGGCATCGAGGTGCGCTTCGTCGACGCCGACGATCCCGACGCCGTCGCGCGCGTGGCCGACGAGCGGACCAAGCTCGTGTTCGGCGAGACGATCGGCAACCCGAAGCTCAACGTCCTCGACATCCCGAAGTGGTCCGAGGCCGCGCACGCCGCCGGCCTGCCGCTCATCGTCGACAACACGGTCGCCACGCCGGTCGGCGCGCGCCTGATCGAGCAGGGCGTCGACGTCGTCGTCCACTCGCTGACGAAGTTCCTCGGCGGCCACGGCACCTCGATCGGCGGCGCGATCGTCGACGCCGGCACCTTCGACTGGGCCGCGCACAGCGACCGCTTCCCCGGCCTGACGAAGCCGGACCCGTCCTACCACGGCGTGGTCTGGACGGACGCCGCCGGGCCGATCGCCTACGTGCTGCGTGCCCGCACGGTCCTGCTGCGCAACACGGGCGCCGCGCTGTCGCCGTTCAACGCGTTCCTCATCCTCCAGGGCGTCGAGACGCTGCCCCTGCGGATGGAGCGCCACAACGAGAACGCGCTCGCCGTCGCCAAGCACCTCGAGGCGCACGACGGCGTCGCCTGGGTCAACTACCCCGGACTGGAGTCCAACCAGTACCACGAGGTCGCCTCGCGGGTGCTGACCGCGGGCGGGGGCGCGCTCGTGTCCTTCGGCGTGAAGGGCGGCTACGAGGGTGGCCGCCGGTTCATCGAGGCGCTGAACATCTTCAGCCACCTCGCGAACATCGGCGACGCGAAGTCGCTCGCCATCCACAACGCCTCCACGACGCACTCGCAGCTCAACGAGGGCGAGCTCGCGTCCGCCGGCGTCGGCCCGGACGCGGTGCGCCTGTCGATCGGCATCGAGCACGTGGACGACCTCATCGCCGACCTGGACCAGGCGCTGGCGGCGAGCCAGGGCTGA
- a CDS encoding SGNH/GDSL hydrolase family protein, producing the protein MRVPRAATPAPASATPAPDRVADLRAAAHGSAGVALSWTPVARATGYRIERTDLATGAVQALGGADVTGRYVDVPPPELAGHWLAYRVVATSPTAAAPPSAPVEARAAGIPAYRAFYALGDSYAAGTGLGQPYDDQTCSRSNELWAALISRELVPEPRRIACSGATTADVMPSSAGGVKQHPELSGTQLDEVRSDLTTATGPALVTLSIGGNDARFIPQFTRCVLGDCTGDRDAETALIRGPVRQALDATFAEVRRVAPAADVLVAGYPRLFTEDVLPTDPLVLTTLTLAERRLANAWADQLNAEVAASAIAHGLHPVTDEVISAFLGHGAGGADPWINGVELLDVGTPVGTSPSVPATKSVHPNAAGNAAYGAVMEEALRRYASQVQVR; encoded by the coding sequence GTGCGCGTGCCCCGCGCGGCCACGCCGGCGCCGGCATCGGCGACGCCGGCGCCGGACCGGGTGGCGGACCTGCGCGCCGCCGCGCACGGGTCCGCCGGGGTCGCGCTCAGCTGGACCCCCGTCGCGCGGGCGACCGGCTACCGGATCGAGCGCACCGACCTGGCGACCGGTGCGGTGCAGGCGCTCGGGGGCGCGGACGTGACGGGCCGGTACGTCGACGTCCCTCCCCCCGAGCTCGCCGGCCACTGGCTGGCGTACCGGGTGGTGGCAACGTCGCCGACCGCCGCGGCACCGCCCTCCGCCCCGGTCGAGGCGCGGGCGGCGGGCATCCCCGCCTACCGGGCGTTCTACGCGCTCGGCGACTCGTATGCGGCCGGCACCGGCCTGGGCCAGCCGTACGACGACCAGACCTGCTCGCGCTCGAACGAGCTGTGGGCGGCGTTGATCTCGCGCGAGCTGGTCCCTGAGCCGCGGCGGATCGCGTGCAGCGGCGCGACCACCGCCGACGTGATGCCGTCGTCGGCGGGCGGCGTCAAGCAGCACCCGGAGCTGTCCGGCACGCAGCTGGACGAGGTCCGCTCCGATCTGACGACCGCGACAGGTCCGGCGCTCGTCACGCTCAGCATCGGCGGCAACGACGCGCGGTTCATCCCGCAGTTCACCCGCTGCGTCCTCGGTGACTGCACCGGCGACCGCGACGCCGAGACCGCACTCATTCGCGGGCCCGTCCGGCAGGCGCTCGACGCGACGTTCGCCGAGGTCCGCCGCGTCGCGCCGGCCGCGGACGTGCTGGTCGCCGGCTATCCGCGCCTGTTCACCGAGGACGTGCTCCCGACCGACCCGCTCGTGCTGACGACCCTGACCCTCGCCGAGCGTCGGCTGGCGAACGCGTGGGCCGACCAGCTCAACGCCGAGGTCGCCGCGAGCGCCATCGCCCACGGCCTGCACCCCGTCACCGACGAGGTGATCTCGGCCTTCCTCGGCCACGGCGCCGGCGGGGCCGACCCGTGGATCAACGGCGTGGAGCTCTTGGACGTGGGGACGCCCGTCGGCACCTCGCCGTCCGTGCCCGCCACCAAGTCGGTCCACCCCAACGCCGCGGGCAACGCGGCCTACGGCGCGGTGATGGAGGAGGCGCTCCGGCGGTACGCGAGCCAGGTGCAGGTGCGCTGA
- a CDS encoding homoserine O-acetyltransferase, which produces MTHSTLDPGGRAGYATDLGPGLGRTHTQHAQLFTADDPLVLDNGETLGPVEVAYETYGTLNADRSNAIVLCHALTGDAHAAGHHGDPDRRGWWDVLLGPGRTVDTDRWFVVCANLLGGCRGTTGPSSTNPATGEPYGLDFPAFTVADLVRVQRALVRHLGIERLAAAIGGSLGGMQVLEWALQAPEEIGRALVVCSSARLTAQNIALSTAAREGILRDPDFQDGRYLGTGRVPAAGLAAARMLGHVTYVSEEALTAKFDRRRRDPQRPPARDGHDWFRPDLEIEHYLDYQARSFLQRFDALSYLYLTKVMDAFAPFEQPDAPDRLARVRDAGTAFLVESFTSDWRFGAEHSDLIADALTSAGIPVRRENVASPWGHDSFLLPIAAHLDVMRGFLTA; this is translated from the coding sequence ATGACGCACAGCACCCTCGACCCCGGCGGGCGCGCCGGGTACGCGACCGACCTGGGGCCCGGGCTGGGCCGCACGCACACGCAGCACGCCCAGCTGTTCACGGCGGACGACCCGCTCGTGCTCGACAACGGCGAGACGCTGGGACCCGTCGAGGTCGCGTACGAGACGTACGGCACGCTGAACGCCGACCGCTCCAACGCCATCGTCCTGTGCCACGCCCTCACGGGGGACGCGCACGCCGCCGGCCACCACGGCGATCCCGACCGCCGCGGCTGGTGGGACGTGCTCCTCGGGCCCGGCCGCACGGTCGACACGGACCGGTGGTTCGTCGTCTGCGCCAACCTGCTCGGCGGCTGCCGCGGGACCACCGGCCCCTCGTCGACGAACCCGGCCACCGGCGAGCCGTACGGGCTGGACTTCCCCGCCTTCACCGTCGCCGACCTCGTGCGGGTGCAGCGGGCGCTCGTTCGCCACCTGGGCATCGAGCGCCTGGCCGCCGCGATCGGCGGCTCGCTCGGCGGCATGCAGGTGCTCGAGTGGGCGCTGCAGGCGCCCGAGGAGATCGGCCGGGCGCTCGTCGTCTGCTCCTCCGCCCGCCTGACGGCGCAGAACATCGCGCTCTCCACCGCGGCGCGGGAGGGCATCCTGCGCGACCCGGACTTCCAGGACGGCCGCTACCTGGGGACGGGCCGCGTGCCCGCCGCCGGCCTGGCCGCCGCCCGGATGCTCGGGCACGTCACCTACGTCTCCGAGGAGGCGCTGACGGCGAAGTTCGACCGGCGCCGCCGCGACCCGCAGCGTCCGCCGGCCCGCGACGGCCACGACTGGTTCCGCCCCGATCTCGAGATCGAGCACTACCTGGACTACCAGGCCCGCTCGTTCCTCCAGCGCTTCGACGCCCTGAGCTACCTGTACCTGACGAAGGTCATGGACGCCTTCGCGCCGTTCGAGCAGCCCGACGCGCCGGACCGCCTCGCGCGCGTGCGCGACGCCGGCACCGCGTTCCTGGTCGAGAGCTTCACGAGCGACTGGCGCTTCGGTGCCGAGCACAGCGACCTGATCGCGGACGCGCTGACGTCCGCGGGCATCCCCGTGCGGCGCGAGAACGTCGCCTCGCCCTGGGGCCACGACTCGTTCCTGCTGCCGATCGCCGCCCACCTGGACGTCATGCGCGGCTTCCTGACGGCGTGA
- a CDS encoding ornithine cyclodeaminase family protein (catalyzes the interconversion of alanine and pyruvate), with amino-acid sequence MPTVPVLNHDAVLAAVSPAEAVQRTADAFRRHHAGEWTMPSKVYLQAPPAGDFRAMPALGDGVAMLKWISSFPGNPAKGLATVQGVVVLSDAETSVPLAMLDARAVTALRTGAVAAVAAQALAPAEARTVGIVGSGLHGTWAARCLAAVGYDGGVAADPRPEAAQALADELGRGAAAGGGGGAGGGGAGARDGGTAADDGGRAGAAGGDSGGAAWRAGSREEALAQDVVCCVTPGGEPVVDVRDLRPGLHLNMLGADGPGKQEATVDAVARCALFCDEWAQASHGGELTAGVEAGAVTRDAVTDLGAVLAGDAPGRPDDAAVTLFDSTGLAIQDLAIGLAAFAAWREGRVQAQTVEL; translated from the coding sequence ATGCCGACCGTGCCCGTCCTGAACCACGACGCGGTGCTCGCCGCGGTGAGTCCCGCGGAGGCGGTGCAGCGCACGGCCGACGCGTTCCGCCGCCACCACGCCGGCGAGTGGACGATGCCGTCGAAGGTCTACCTGCAGGCCCCGCCCGCGGGCGACTTCCGCGCGATGCCGGCCCTCGGCGACGGCGTGGCGATGCTCAAGTGGATCTCGTCGTTCCCCGGCAACCCGGCCAAGGGCCTGGCGACCGTGCAGGGCGTCGTCGTGCTGTCCGACGCCGAGACGTCGGTGCCGCTCGCGATGCTCGACGCCCGCGCGGTGACGGCGCTGCGGACCGGCGCGGTCGCCGCCGTGGCCGCGCAGGCGCTGGCGCCGGCGGAGGCGCGGACGGTCGGGATCGTCGGCTCCGGCCTGCACGGCACGTGGGCGGCCCGGTGCCTGGCGGCGGTGGGGTACGACGGCGGCGTGGCGGCCGACCCGCGGCCCGAGGCGGCGCAGGCGCTGGCGGACGAGCTGGGCCGGGGCGCCGCGGCCGGGGGCGGGGGCGGCGCGGGCGGAGGCGGCGCGGGCGCGCGCGATGGCGGCACCGCGGCAGATGACGGCGGCAGGGCGGGTGCGGCCGGCGGCGACAGCGGCGGGGCGGCGTGGCGGGCCGGATCGCGCGAGGAGGCGCTGGCGCAGGACGTCGTCTGCTGCGTCACGCCGGGCGGCGAGCCGGTCGTCGACGTCCGGGATCTGCGGCCCGGCCTGCACCTGAACATGCTGGGCGCGGACGGGCCGGGCAAGCAGGAGGCCACGGTCGACGCGGTGGCCCGGTGCGCCCTGTTCTGCGACGAGTGGGCGCAGGCCAGCCACGGCGGCGAGCTGACCGCGGGGGTCGAGGCGGGCGCCGTGACCCGCGACGCGGTGACGGACCTGGGCGCGGTCCTCGCCGGCGACGCGCCGGGACGCCCGGACGACGCCGCGGTGACGCTCTTCGACTCGACGGGCCTGGCGATCCAGGACCTGGCGATCGGCCTGGCGGCGTTCGCGGCGTGGCGCGAGGGACGCGTGCAGGCGCAGACCGTGGAGCTGTGA
- a CDS encoding PHP domain-containing protein — protein sequence MPSPTFDLQAHSTASDGALRPAEVVRAAWLAGVRTLSLTDHDTVDGVQEALDEAARIGDIRVIPGIEISVIDGLHADLHVCGYLVDHRAPALVAALAEWRADRAGRAERMLAALHELGWATDDAEIEARRAQGLSIGRPHVASAAFRHPLNARRIEAEGLRTATDLLVAYLVEGAPAYRTRTRPSIEEAVALIHDAGGVAVWAHPFWDVADPAEVRVTLERFAGLGVDGVEAFYVGFTEEQTSHLYAQAERLGLLTTGSADFHGPQHPNFHEFRAFDTYGLVPRLGPLA from the coding sequence ATGCCCTCGCCGACCTTCGACCTGCAGGCCCACTCGACGGCCAGCGACGGGGCGCTCCGCCCCGCCGAGGTCGTGCGCGCGGCGTGGCTGGCGGGCGTGCGGACGCTCTCCCTGACGGACCACGACACGGTCGACGGGGTGCAGGAGGCCCTCGACGAGGCCGCCCGCATCGGCGACATCCGGGTGATCCCGGGCATCGAGATCTCGGTCATCGACGGTCTGCACGCCGACCTGCACGTCTGCGGGTACCTCGTCGACCACCGCGCGCCGGCGCTGGTCGCGGCGCTGGCGGAGTGGCGGGCGGACCGCGCGGGCCGGGCCGAGCGGATGCTCGCGGCGCTGCACGAGCTGGGCTGGGCGACGGACGACGCCGAGATCGAGGCGCGCCGGGCGCAGGGCCTGTCGATCGGCCGGCCGCACGTGGCGTCCGCCGCCTTCCGGCACCCGCTCAACGCGCGCCGGATCGAGGCGGAGGGCCTGCGCACGGCGACCGACCTGCTCGTCGCGTACCTCGTCGAGGGCGCGCCGGCGTACCGCACGCGGACGCGCCCGTCGATCGAGGAGGCGGTGGCGCTCATCCACGACGCCGGCGGCGTGGCGGTGTGGGCGCACCCGTTCTGGGACGTCGCGGATCCCGCCGAGGTGCGGGTGACGCTGGAGCGCTTCGCCGGCCTGGGCGTCGACGGCGTCGAGGCGTTCTACGTCGGGTTCACCGAGGAGCAGACGTCCCACCTGTACGCCCAGGCGGAGCGGCTGGGCCTGCTGACGACCGGGTCGGCCGACTTCCACGGCCCGCAGCACCCGAACTTCCACGAGTTCCGCGCGTTCGACACGTACGGGCTCGTGCCGCGGCTCGGGCCGCTGGCGTAG
- a CDS encoding assimilatory sulfite reductase (NADPH) flavoprotein subunit, producing MSSAIPTLTPDQLEHVQRLVATLDREQTIWMSGYFAGLAAQGAAPAAAGAAPNGVATTNGAAAADGAGAPAAPAPAPATRTLTVLFGTDTGNAKELAGELAQAAQAQGVEARVADMADYKPRALKDEQDLLVVTATHGEGDPPPNAVGFFEFLAGRKAPKLDGVRFGVLALGDSTYEHYCSAGRVLDERLEELGGERLLDRVDCDVDYEDDAAAWIAAAAEKVAPQAGAAPAGGAAVAAPSAAPGAEAAPAYGKKRPFAAPVLDNVVLTGRGSTKETRHVELSLEGSGLTYAPGDALGVVPLNDPVLVETLLGQLSLTGDEPVATKQGELPLADALTRTYEITAATPRFLEGWAEMSGAAELQEVRAADAKARTAFLREHHVLDVVRRFPVPGITAEQLIAGLRPLQPRLYSIASSLAAAPDEAHLTVSTVRYDLHETGRTGVASGHLARLIEEDATVPVYVQANEHFRLPDDDDTPIIMVGAGTGVAPYRAFMQEREARGASGRSWLVFGERNFRSDFLYQVEWQALLKDGVLTRLDPVFSRDRAEKTYVQDRLREKGADVWAWLQDGARLYVCGDADSMAPGVRAALRDIAATHGGLDPEAADEYLNDLQRGHRYLLDVY from the coding sequence TTGAGCTCCGCCATCCCGACCCTCACGCCCGATCAGCTCGAGCACGTCCAGCGGCTCGTGGCCACGCTCGACCGCGAGCAGACGATCTGGATGAGCGGGTACTTCGCGGGCCTCGCCGCCCAGGGCGCCGCGCCGGCCGCCGCGGGCGCGGCGCCGAACGGCGTCGCCACGACGAACGGCGCGGCCGCGGCCGACGGCGCCGGCGCGCCCGCCGCCCCGGCCCCCGCGCCCGCCACCCGCACGCTCACGGTCCTCTTCGGCACGGACACGGGCAACGCGAAGGAGCTCGCCGGCGAGCTCGCGCAGGCCGCGCAGGCGCAGGGCGTCGAGGCGCGCGTGGCCGACATGGCCGACTACAAGCCCCGCGCGCTGAAGGACGAGCAGGACCTGCTCGTCGTCACCGCCACGCACGGCGAGGGGGATCCGCCGCCGAACGCCGTCGGCTTCTTCGAGTTCCTCGCCGGCCGCAAGGCGCCGAAGCTCGACGGCGTGCGCTTCGGCGTCCTGGCCCTGGGCGACTCGACGTACGAGCACTACTGCTCCGCCGGGCGCGTCCTCGACGAGCGGCTGGAGGAGCTGGGCGGCGAGCGGCTGCTCGACCGCGTCGACTGCGACGTCGACTACGAGGACGACGCCGCGGCCTGGATCGCCGCCGCCGCCGAGAAGGTCGCGCCCCAGGCGGGCGCGGCGCCCGCGGGTGGCGCCGCCGTCGCGGCCCCGTCCGCCGCCCCCGGCGCGGAGGCCGCCCCCGCGTACGGCAAGAAGCGCCCGTTCGCGGCCCCGGTCCTGGACAACGTCGTCCTGACGGGCCGCGGATCGACGAAGGAGACGCGCCACGTCGAGCTCTCCCTCGAGGGCTCGGGCCTGACGTACGCGCCGGGCGACGCGCTCGGCGTCGTCCCGCTCAACGACCCCGTCCTGGTCGAGACGCTGCTGGGCCAGCTGTCGCTCACGGGCGACGAGCCCGTCGCGACGAAGCAGGGCGAGCTGCCGCTCGCGGACGCGCTCACCCGCACCTACGAGATCACCGCCGCGACGCCGCGCTTCCTCGAGGGGTGGGCCGAGATGAGCGGCGCCGCCGAGCTGCAGGAGGTGCGCGCGGCCGACGCGAAGGCGCGGACGGCGTTCCTGCGCGAGCACCACGTGCTGGACGTCGTGCGGCGCTTCCCCGTCCCCGGGATCACGGCCGAGCAGCTGATCGCCGGCCTGCGTCCGCTGCAGCCGCGCCTGTACTCCATCGCCTCCAGCCTGGCCGCCGCGCCCGACGAGGCGCACCTGACGGTCAGCACCGTCCGCTACGACCTGCACGAGACCGGCCGCACCGGCGTCGCCTCCGGCCACCTGGCGCGGCTGATCGAGGAGGACGCGACCGTCCCCGTGTACGTGCAGGCGAACGAGCACTTCCGCCTGCCGGACGACGACGACACGCCGATCATCATGGTCGGCGCCGGCACCGGCGTGGCGCCCTACCGCGCGTTCATGCAGGAGCGCGAGGCCCGCGGCGCGTCCGGCCGGTCCTGGCTCGTCTTCGGCGAGCGCAACTTCCGCAGCGACTTCCTGTACCAGGTCGAGTGGCAGGCGCTGCTCAAGGACGGCGTGCTGACCCGGCTGGACCCCGTGTTCTCGCGGGACCGCGCCGAGAAGACGTACGTGCAGGACCGTCTGCGCGAGAAGGGCGCCGACGTGTGGGCGTGGCTGCAGGACGGCGCGCGCCTCTACGTGTGCGGCGACGCCGACAGCATGGCCCCCGGCGTGCGCGCCGCCCTGCGCGACATCGCCGCGACGCACGGCGGCCTGGACCCCGAGGCCGCCGACGAGTACCTGAACGACCTGCAGCGTGGCCACCGCTACCTGCTCGACGTCTACTGA